One window of the Acetonema longum DSM 6540 genome contains the following:
- the citC gene encoding [citrate (pro-3S)-lyase] ligase, whose protein sequence is MFGSCEIERVDLKNAGQVAAVRTFLARFGLSYDEDVEYTINLRLHGNLAGTGSFKGEILRNIAVDESVQGAGFTATIVSELMQEQARRGRMHYFIFTKPAKAHLFGNLGFVEICRAEPYAALLETGLGSVGAYCAEIAQKAAHIAHIQGPRAAVVVNCNPFTLGHLALIEKAAGENAAVIVFVVSEDRSLFPFDVRFRLVREGVAHLANVAVVPGGKYIISAATFPTYFTHEEDKVVAQTRLDINLFAGKIAPNLGIRARYIGREPYCPVTNAYNTAMLDILPAHGIEVRVLERTQIQGEIVSASKVRDRIRQDDWEVIRSLVPAVTYRYLRSEDAREILEKIRSSDSRH, encoded by the coding sequence ATGTTCGGCAGCTGTGAAATTGAGAGAGTGGACCTGAAGAATGCCGGGCAGGTTGCCGCAGTGCGCACGTTCCTGGCCCGGTTTGGGCTGTCTTATGATGAGGACGTTGAATATACAATCAATCTGCGGCTGCACGGAAACCTGGCAGGCACCGGTTCTTTCAAGGGGGAAATCCTGCGCAATATTGCCGTCGACGAATCCGTTCAGGGCGCGGGATTCACTGCGACTATCGTCTCGGAACTGATGCAGGAGCAAGCCCGGCGGGGCCGGATGCATTATTTTATTTTCACAAAGCCGGCTAAAGCGCATTTATTCGGCAATCTGGGCTTTGTGGAAATCTGCCGGGCTGAACCCTATGCAGCTTTGCTGGAAACAGGACTGGGGTCTGTCGGCGCCTATTGCGCCGAAATTGCCCAAAAGGCGGCCCACATAGCCCATATCCAAGGGCCTCGCGCTGCGGTGGTCGTAAACTGCAATCCTTTTACCCTGGGCCACTTGGCGCTGATCGAGAAAGCAGCCGGAGAAAACGCCGCGGTGATTGTATTCGTGGTCAGCGAAGACCGGTCACTGTTCCCGTTTGACGTACGCTTCAGGCTGGTACGGGAAGGGGTAGCCCACCTGGCGAATGTGGCGGTTGTGCCCGGCGGCAAATACATCATTTCCGCCGCTACCTTTCCCACCTATTTTACCCATGAGGAAGATAAAGTGGTGGCTCAAACCCGGCTGGATATCAATCTGTTTGCCGGAAAAATTGCGCCTAATCTGGGGATTCGGGCCCGCTACATCGGCCGGGAACCATATTGCCCCGTCACAAACGCCTACAATACGGCCATGCTGGACATCCTGCCCGCTCATGGCATTGAAGTAAGGGTGCTCGAGCGGACCCAAATACAGGGCGAGATTGTCAGCGCCTCCAAAGTGCGGGACAGAATCCGGCAGGATGACTGGGAGGTCATACGATCTCTGGTTCCGGCTGTAACGTATCGTTATTTAAGATCGGAAGATGCGAGAGAAATTCTGGAAAAGATACGCAGCTCAGATTCACGGCATTAG
- a CDS encoding S41 family peptidase, whose product MSNRRKLFLGAVALVLITFLLTSGAFLFLFQSGSLDAANMLRLIRAVNVIQARYIEEVPVEKLVSGAIKGMVQSLEDPHSIYLDAKMFKEFMVETEGSFGGVGIVVGVKDKILTVVSPIEGTPGDKAGIKSGDQIIQIDGKDTKDLQLDEAVSKIRGPEGTNVVLSIRRLPAQEVKDYVLTRSNIQIKTVASKMLPDDIGYIRISMFNENTSPDFISQYRDLEKKGMKAMILDLRDNPGGLLDQSVKVSGLIVPKGPVVSVITRDGQKETHSSDLETVKYPLAVLVNGGSASASEIVAGAVQDTGAGTLIGTKTYGKGSVQTIMRLDSSTAVKLTIAKYYTPNGRSIHGTGIEPDIALEWQEPAPDVKDPQMEKAVEVLKSKLSGK is encoded by the coding sequence TTGTCTAACCGGCGTAAACTTTTTTTGGGCGCTGTCGCGTTAGTGCTGATTACTTTTCTTCTAACGTCCGGCGCTTTCTTATTCCTGTTCCAGTCGGGGTCGCTGGATGCAGCCAATATGCTGCGATTGATCCGGGCGGTCAATGTCATCCAGGCTCGTTATATTGAAGAAGTGCCGGTGGAGAAGTTGGTCAGCGGGGCCATTAAAGGCATGGTCCAGTCCCTGGAAGACCCCCATTCCATCTATCTGGACGCCAAGATGTTCAAAGAGTTTATGGTTGAGACTGAAGGCTCTTTTGGCGGCGTAGGCATTGTCGTCGGCGTCAAAGACAAAATTTTAACGGTGGTCTCTCCCATTGAGGGAACTCCCGGCGATAAAGCCGGCATTAAAAGCGGCGATCAGATCATCCAGATCGACGGCAAAGATACCAAAGACCTGCAGCTGGATGAGGCGGTCAGCAAGATCCGCGGCCCGGAAGGCACAAACGTAGTCCTGAGCATTCGCCGCCTGCCGGCGCAGGAAGTGAAAGATTATGTTCTGACCCGTTCCAATATCCAGATCAAAACAGTGGCTTCCAAAATGCTGCCGGACGATATCGGCTATATCCGCATCTCCATGTTCAATGAAAACACCTCACCGGACTTTATTTCTCAATATCGGGACCTGGAGAAGAAAGGCATGAAAGCCATGATTCTGGACCTCAGGGACAATCCGGGGGGGCTTTTGGACCAAAGCGTCAAAGTTTCCGGTCTGATAGTGCCCAAAGGACCGGTAGTGTCGGTTATTACCCGTGACGGACAAAAAGAAACTCATTCCTCTGACCTGGAGACAGTGAAATATCCTCTGGCCGTCTTGGTCAACGGCGGCAGCGCCAGCGCCTCGGAAATTGTGGCCGGAGCGGTCCAGGACACAGGAGCCGGCACTCTGATCGGCACAAAGACCTATGGCAAAGGATCGGTCCAGACCATCATGCGCCTGGATTCCAGTACGGCTGTCAAGCTGACCATTGCCAAATACTATACCCCCAACGGCCGCTCCATTCACGGCACCGGCATTGAACCGGACATTGCGCTCGAATGGCAGGAGCCCGCGCCGGACGTTAAAGATCCTCAGATGGAGAAGGCAGTGGAGGTCTTAAAAAGTAAACTCAGCGGAAAATGA